The following proteins are encoded in a genomic region of Mycolicibacterium confluentis:
- a CDS encoding ArsR/SmtB family transcription factor, with translation MNADNGACTRRLPDDQVALVVEVFRMLADATRVQILWALQAREMSVNDLAAHIGKPAPSVSQHLAKLRMARLVHTRREGTTIFYSLDNDHVGQLVLDAVFNAEHAGPGVPAHHRNAAELAALHPEPAQAK, from the coding sequence ATGAATGCAGATAACGGGGCATGCACGCGACGACTCCCCGACGACCAGGTGGCTTTGGTGGTCGAGGTGTTCCGGATGCTGGCCGACGCGACCCGCGTGCAGATCCTGTGGGCCCTGCAGGCGCGGGAGATGTCGGTGAACGACCTGGCTGCACACATCGGAAAACCTGCACCGTCGGTGTCACAGCATCTGGCGAAGCTGCGCATGGCGCGGCTTGTCCACACTCGCCGCGAGGGCACGACAATCTTCTACAGCCTGGACAACGACCATGTCGGGCAACTTGTCCTTGACGCAGTTTTCAACGCCGAGCATGCCGGACCCGGTGTGCCAGCCCATCATCGCAACGCTGCCGAACTCGCCGCGCTTCATCCCGAACCCGCGCAGGCGAAGTGA
- a CDS encoding DUF1772 domain-containing protein, which produces MGTAANLAFVIALLGAAVVYGTDVFCALVLRPALAAVDDRALVAVSGNVHRYGDRRMPLPGVIGIVAAVLGAVLAVIAGRWSAAIAAAIAVALLLIWLVLYLRISAPINRQLTAAAGAGDTPANARELQRQWDRIISARAVIQGVAVTALCVALVL; this is translated from the coding sequence ATGGGCACAGCGGCCAACCTGGCCTTCGTCATCGCGCTGCTGGGGGCGGCGGTGGTCTACGGGACCGACGTCTTCTGTGCCCTGGTGCTGCGGCCGGCCCTGGCCGCGGTCGATGACCGCGCCTTGGTGGCGGTGTCCGGCAACGTGCATCGCTACGGCGACCGGCGAATGCCCCTGCCCGGCGTCATCGGGATCGTGGCCGCCGTCCTGGGAGCCGTCCTGGCCGTGATCGCGGGACGGTGGTCCGCGGCCATCGCGGCGGCCATCGCCGTCGCGCTGCTGCTGATCTGGCTCGTCCTCTACCTGCGGATCAGCGCGCCGATCAACCGGCAACTCACCGCGGCCGCCGGCGCCGGTGACACGCCCGCGAACGCGCGTGAGCTTCAACGTCAGTGGGACCGAATCATCAGCGCCCGGGCCGTGATTCAGGGTGTGGCAGTCACCGCACTGTGCGTGGCGCTGGTGCTCTGA
- a CDS encoding amidohydrolase translates to MGDSILTAATVITMDDDTPRAEAVAVSDGRIVAVGTLAQCRAALPDAEVVDTGAAALAPGFVEPHSHPLISGVATQAPARSIAPWDCPTWADVQAVFADALATADPDAPLWFAGYDALLHGHPSPKAEELDGIFGDRVAVVTDNSGHGVYFNTALMRRYGWDTTPPEDPVASHFGRNADGSLNGQGFELPVLTAVTGPLLAEMGDPLTSGALYYALMSRGGYTSASDMTFDPKFAAGYEALAAAPSCPLRVSMWEMSVTDTYADPISFAAGEEMLTKSGVKLWTDGSPWVGNIAISFPYLDTPATRTAGIDPATSGGVDSMNYSREQLDAILDRAVPAGWQMSFHANGDLALDLALDAYEDALTRHGLLGADHRWRLEHAGAGTRAHFDRAARLGVHVSMAPFQYYYWGDLLAGQMFDEAHGAQWGAFADAVASGACVSLHNDGSVSPPTPVDNIATAVTRRTRAGGVYGPEQAISLDQAWRAQTINAARTLRREHLVGSISVGKLADFVELSADPWTVDPQRLIDEVAVLGTWVGGRRVDLAEFLAAIDGADNTEHAHLAQREHAGGCC, encoded by the coding sequence ATGGGCGACTCAATACTCACCGCGGCAACGGTCATCACCATGGACGACGACACTCCTCGGGCCGAGGCCGTCGCGGTGTCGGACGGCCGCATCGTGGCCGTCGGGACGCTGGCGCAGTGCCGGGCCGCACTGCCCGACGCCGAGGTGGTCGACACCGGCGCAGCCGCCCTGGCGCCGGGATTCGTTGAGCCACACAGCCATCCATTGATCAGTGGCGTCGCGACGCAGGCCCCGGCCCGCTCGATTGCACCGTGGGACTGTCCGACATGGGCTGATGTGCAGGCGGTCTTCGCCGACGCACTGGCCACCGCCGACCCCGACGCCCCGCTGTGGTTCGCCGGGTATGACGCGCTGCTGCACGGTCATCCCTCACCCAAGGCCGAGGAGTTGGACGGCATCTTCGGTGACCGGGTGGCTGTCGTGACCGACAACTCCGGGCACGGCGTGTATTTCAACACCGCGCTGATGCGCCGCTATGGGTGGGACACCACTCCGCCGGAGGATCCGGTGGCCTCACACTTCGGCCGCAACGCCGACGGCAGCCTCAACGGGCAGGGTTTCGAACTGCCGGTCCTGACCGCAGTGACGGGCCCACTGCTGGCCGAGATGGGCGATCCGCTGACCTCGGGCGCGCTCTACTACGCGCTGATGTCCCGGGGCGGATACACATCGGCCTCAGACATGACCTTCGACCCGAAGTTCGCGGCCGGCTACGAGGCGTTGGCCGCGGCACCGTCGTGCCCGCTGCGGGTCAGCATGTGGGAGATGTCGGTCACCGACACCTACGCCGACCCCATCAGTTTCGCCGCAGGCGAGGAGATGCTGACCAAGTCCGGGGTCAAGCTGTGGACCGACGGCTCGCCCTGGGTCGGCAACATCGCAATCTCGTTCCCGTACCTCGACACCCCCGCCACCCGGACCGCGGGCATCGACCCGGCGACCTCCGGTGGCGTCGACTCGATGAACTACAGCCGCGAGCAACTCGACGCCATCCTCGACCGCGCGGTCCCGGCTGGATGGCAGATGTCCTTCCACGCCAACGGTGACCTCGCGCTGGACCTGGCGTTGGACGCCTACGAGGACGCCCTGACACGGCACGGCCTGCTCGGCGCCGACCATCGGTGGCGCCTCGAGCACGCCGGCGCGGGCACCCGCGCACACTTCGACCGCGCCGCGCGCCTGGGCGTCCACGTCTCGATGGCGCCGTTCCAGTACTACTACTGGGGCGATCTGCTGGCGGGGCAGATGTTCGACGAGGCGCACGGGGCGCAGTGGGGCGCGTTCGCCGACGCCGTCGCCTCGGGGGCGTGTGTGTCGCTGCATAACGACGGGTCGGTGTCACCGCCGACGCCCGTCGACAACATCGCCACCGCCGTCACCCGCCGGACCCGCGCGGGCGGTGTGTACGGCCCCGAGCAGGCCATCTCGCTGGATCAGGCCTGGCGTGCGCAGACGATCAACGCCGCCCGCACACTGCGCCGCGAGCATCTGGTGGGGTCGATCAGCGTGGGCAAGCTCGCCGACTTCGTGGAGTTGAGCGCCGACCCGTGGACCGTCGACCCGCAGCGTCTGATCGATGAGGTCGCGGTGCTGGGCACCTGGGTCGGCGGGCGGCGGGTCGATCTGGCGGAGTTCCTGGCCGCGATCGACGGCGCGGACAACACCGAGCACGCGCACTTGGCGCAACGCGAGCACGCCGGTGGGTGTTGCTGA
- a CDS encoding cation diffusion facilitator family transporter, with amino-acid sequence MTHRSHEPIEHGHSHDHSHTHPKGIGATIKEIFAPHSHDAAHSVDSALESSAAGIRAVKISLVVLGVTAIAQIAIVAVSGSVALAADTIHNFSDALTAVPLWIAFAMGTKAATRRYTYGFGRAEDLAGLFVVAMITLSAIVAGYEAVMRLIHPQPVEQLGWVALAGLLGFVGNEWVALYRIRVGRRIGSAALIADGLHARTDGFTSLAVLLAAGGTALGYPLADPVIGLVITVAILAVLRTAARDVFRRLLDGVDPEFVDAAEKSLSARPDVQAVRSVRMRWIGHRLHADAELDIDPGLNLAEAHRIAHEAEHDLTHAVPKLATALIHAYPAEHGSAIH; translated from the coding sequence ATGACCCACCGCTCCCACGAGCCGATCGAACACGGCCACTCCCACGATCACAGCCACACCCACCCGAAGGGGATCGGGGCCACGATCAAGGAGATCTTCGCGCCGCACTCGCATGACGCCGCGCACAGCGTCGACAGCGCGTTGGAGTCAAGCGCCGCCGGCATCAGGGCAGTCAAGATCAGTCTGGTGGTGCTCGGCGTCACCGCGATCGCGCAGATCGCCATCGTGGCCGTCTCAGGCTCGGTGGCGCTGGCGGCCGACACCATTCACAACTTCTCCGACGCCCTGACAGCAGTGCCGTTGTGGATTGCCTTCGCGATGGGCACCAAGGCGGCAACCCGCCGGTACACCTACGGATTCGGAAGGGCCGAAGACCTCGCAGGGCTCTTCGTCGTCGCCATGATCACCCTGTCGGCCATCGTCGCCGGCTATGAGGCCGTCATGCGCCTGATTCATCCCCAACCCGTCGAACAGCTGGGTTGGGTCGCCCTGGCGGGCCTTCTCGGGTTCGTGGGCAACGAGTGGGTTGCGCTCTATCGGATCCGCGTCGGCCGCCGAATCGGCTCCGCCGCACTGATCGCCGACGGTCTACACGCCCGCACGGACGGTTTCACCTCGCTGGCCGTGTTGCTCGCAGCAGGCGGGACGGCACTCGGCTATCCCCTGGCCGACCCAGTCATCGGCTTGGTCATCACGGTGGCGATCCTGGCGGTGTTGCGAACTGCGGCACGTGATGTATTCCGCCGACTGCTGGACGGAGTCGATCCGGAGTTCGTCGATGCCGCCGAGAAGTCCCTGTCCGCACGGCCAGACGTGCAGGCGGTTCGCAGCGTGCGGATGCGCTGGATCGGCCACCGTCTGCACGCCGATGCCGAGCTGGACATCGATCCCGGCCTCAACCTCGCTGAGGCTCACCGCATCGCCCATGAAGCCGAGCACGACCTCACGCACGCGGTGCCCAAGCTGGCGACGGCCCTGATCCACGCCTATCCGGCCGAACATGGATCGGCCATCCACTGA
- a CDS encoding oxygenase MpaB family protein: MKQPTRVADLLNPAATLLPAANVIMQLALPGVGYGVLESPVDSGNVYKHPFKRARTTGTYLAAATIGTESDRALIRTAVDTAHAQVRSTKSSPVRYNAFDPKLQLWVAACLYRYYVDQHEFLYGPLDDAAADAVYRDARKLGTTLQVREDMWPADRVAFEDYWKRSLEDLNIDPPVREHLKGVATMVFLPKPVSATLGRFNLFATTGFLPEEFRSKMRLPWSSAQQQRFEWLLAALRLADRLIPHQTWVLGYQLYLWDMRSRARRGRRIV; this comes from the coding sequence GTGAAGCAACCGACGCGGGTCGCCGACCTGCTGAATCCGGCCGCGACGCTGCTGCCCGCCGCCAACGTCATCATGCAGCTCGCCCTGCCTGGCGTGGGGTACGGCGTCCTGGAGAGTCCGGTCGACTCCGGCAATGTCTACAAGCATCCGTTCAAACGGGCCCGCACCACCGGCACCTACCTGGCGGCCGCGACCATCGGCACCGAATCCGACCGCGCCCTGATCCGCACCGCGGTCGACACCGCACACGCCCAGGTGCGTTCCACGAAGTCAAGTCCGGTGCGCTACAACGCGTTCGACCCCAAGCTGCAGTTGTGGGTGGCGGCCTGCCTGTACCGCTATTACGTCGACCAGCACGAGTTCCTGTACGGCCCGCTCGACGACGCGGCCGCCGACGCGGTGTATCGCGATGCCCGCAAGCTCGGCACCACCCTGCAGGTGCGCGAGGACATGTGGCCCGCCGACCGAGTCGCGTTCGAGGACTATTGGAAGCGCTCGCTGGAGGACCTGAACATCGACCCGCCGGTCCGTGAGCACCTCAAGGGTGTGGCGACCATGGTGTTCCTGCCCAAGCCCGTCTCGGCGACGCTGGGGCGGTTCAACCTGTTCGCGACGACGGGGTTCCTGCCCGAGGAGTTCCGCAGCAAGATGCGACTGCCGTGGAGCAGCGCGCAGCAGCAGCGGTTCGAATGGCTGCTGGCGGCCCTGCGGTTGGCCGACCGGCTCATCCCGCACCAGACGTGGGTGCTGGGCTATCAGCTGTACCTGTGGGACATGCGGTCCCGCGCGCGCCGTGGTCGGCGCATCGTCTGA
- a CDS encoding nitroreductase/quinone reductase family protein, whose amino-acid sequence MEMNNNAVVRRIMQAAPLFNAPVTALSNSRLFGRIIGRNVAVITYTGRRSGRTFSTPVAYRRTGDGLQIAANLPDAKTWWRNFLDDGAPISVKLDGVDRAGHAVAHRDGSGRVTVDVRLDAD is encoded by the coding sequence CTGGAAATGAACAACAACGCTGTCGTCCGACGGATCATGCAGGCCGCGCCGCTGTTCAACGCACCGGTCACGGCACTGTCGAACTCCCGGCTCTTCGGCCGGATCATCGGCCGCAACGTCGCCGTCATCACCTACACGGGACGTCGGTCCGGTCGCACGTTCAGCACGCCGGTGGCCTACCGCCGCACCGGCGACGGCCTGCAGATCGCGGCTAACCTGCCCGACGCCAAGACCTGGTGGCGCAACTTCCTCGACGACGGTGCGCCGATCTCCGTGAAGCTCGACGGAGTCGACCGCGCTGGACACGCTGTGGCGCACCGCGACGGGAGTGGACGCGTCACGGTCGACGTCCGTCTCGACGCGGATTAA
- a CDS encoding DUF302 domain-containing protein — MSYALSTTLHTTFEDAVKKTRNALADQGFGILTEIDMKATLKAKLGEDMEDYLILGACNPPLAYRAVNADRQIGLLLPCNVAVRADPEGDGVIVDAMDPQIMVQVSDQPSLREVADEAAAKLRAAIDTLSA, encoded by the coding sequence ATGAGCTACGCACTGTCCACGACGTTGCACACCACGTTCGAGGATGCGGTGAAGAAGACACGAAACGCCCTGGCGGATCAGGGTTTCGGGATTCTCACCGAGATCGACATGAAGGCTACGCTCAAGGCCAAGCTGGGTGAGGACATGGAGGACTACCTGATCCTCGGGGCCTGCAATCCGCCCCTGGCATACCGCGCGGTCAACGCCGACCGTCAGATCGGACTGCTGCTGCCCTGCAATGTCGCCGTCCGCGCCGACCCGGAGGGCGACGGCGTGATCGTCGACGCGATGGACCCCCAGATCATGGTTCAGGTGTCCGATCAGCCGAGCCTGCGTGAGGTCGCCGACGAGGCCGCGGCCAAACTGCGCGCGGCCATCGACACGCTCTCGGCCTGA
- a CDS encoding PE-PPE domain-containing protein has product MRRTATWLGPPVLVAALCAGGGTASAASVLTFEGAFSGSDRSSHQIMGGALCAAPSTCQGVPYTSIPLGTYTQEGGRMLTAAIPASGDVVLLGHSQGGQVIYSALRDWSTGAQVAPSPASRVTWFSFGNPENRYGGRQGGVGYTNGQGLPEDPGYSGYEVIRQYDGWADAPDDRSNLLAVLNAEMGKHSLHSNYRDVDYAKVVNGGYPTHTDTYESGAQVRYVWVPTDTLPLIAWTGPFAPALDNALRPIVEKAYNRPVSIPYPTPPTEPNTAKLGGQSGAKTEAKAAVLQDVPRSTWQKRLADKTAQARERRQERAAARADKVRTAMQSIRDRITKADREIRQMPPERTAETSEKS; this is encoded by the coding sequence ATGCGCAGGACTGCGACGTGGCTGGGCCCGCCAGTGTTGGTGGCGGCACTGTGCGCTGGCGGCGGCACCGCATCGGCCGCTTCGGTGTTGACATTCGAAGGCGCGTTCTCCGGCAGTGACCGCTCGAGCCACCAGATCATGGGTGGCGCGCTGTGCGCCGCGCCCAGCACCTGCCAGGGCGTGCCGTACACGTCGATTCCGTTGGGCACCTACACGCAGGAGGGCGGGCGGATGCTGACCGCCGCCATCCCCGCCTCCGGCGACGTGGTCCTGCTGGGCCACAGCCAGGGCGGTCAGGTCATCTACTCGGCCCTCCGCGACTGGTCGACCGGCGCACAGGTCGCTCCCAGTCCGGCCTCCCGGGTCACCTGGTTCAGCTTCGGCAACCCGGAGAACCGCTACGGCGGACGGCAGGGCGGCGTCGGCTACACCAACGGTCAGGGCCTGCCGGAGGATCCGGGCTATTCCGGGTACGAGGTGATCCGGCAGTACGACGGTTGGGCGGATGCCCCCGACGACCGGTCCAACCTGTTGGCCGTGCTGAACGCCGAAATGGGCAAGCACTCGCTGCACAGCAACTACCGCGACGTCGACTACGCCAAAGTCGTCAACGGCGGCTACCCAACCCACACCGACACCTACGAGTCCGGCGCGCAGGTCCGTTATGTGTGGGTGCCCACGGACACGCTGCCCTTGATTGCGTGGACCGGGCCGTTCGCTCCGGCTCTCGACAACGCGCTGCGCCCGATCGTCGAGAAGGCCTACAACCGCCCGGTGTCGATTCCCTATCCGACGCCGCCCACCGAGCCGAATACGGCCAAGCTCGGCGGACAGTCTGGGGCCAAGACAGAAGCCAAAGCTGCTGTGTTGCAGGATGTCCCGCGATCGACGTGGCAGAAGCGGTTGGCCGACAAGACCGCCCAGGCCAGGGAACGCCGGCAGGAGCGCGCCGCGGCACGCGCCGACAAGGTGCGTACCGCGATGCAGAGCATCAGAGACCGCATCACGAAGGCCGACCGGGAGATCCGCCAGATGCCGCCAGAACGGACCGCCGAGACATCGGAGAAGTCATGA
- a CDS encoding DUF6319 family protein, with translation MTMTADTLAPEAPSTEFITPSAEVQPQKAPAKKAAGRKAKTLELTLTVIGTADGEWRAELKQGSTFLARDVAVAAAAVSRAARELHEDLSTPIDAIIEEARSQQAAKVAALEAELEAARKALAGLD, from the coding sequence GTGACGATGACTGCAGACACCCTGGCACCGGAAGCTCCGTCCACCGAGTTCATCACCCCCTCCGCGGAGGTGCAGCCCCAGAAGGCCCCCGCGAAGAAGGCGGCCGGCCGGAAGGCCAAGACGCTCGAACTGACCCTGACCGTCATCGGTACCGCCGACGGTGAATGGCGCGCCGAACTCAAGCAGGGCAGCACCTTCCTGGCCCGCGACGTCGCCGTCGCGGCCGCCGCCGTCTCGCGCGCGGCCAGGGAACTGCATGAGGACCTCTCCACCCCGATCGACGCGATCATCGAAGAGGCACGCTCCCAGCAGGCCGCCAAAGTCGCGGCGCTGGAAGCCGAACTTGAGGCCGCCCGAAAGGCTCTCGCCGGCTTGGATTAA
- a CDS encoding cobalamin biosynthesis protein: MIPARTAPRAAGVLMGYLTDVALGDPQRGHPVAGFGSVAARWEQVVYRDDRVAGALHAAALLGALGGAATLVSRAAGRRAGAPGTVATVAAATWACLGGTTLARTGTAMADLLDAGDLDGARELLPSLCGRDPAYLDADGLARAALESIAENTSDAQVAPLVWAAAGGAPAVLVYRGINTLDAMVGHRSPRYARFGWAAARIDDVANYLGARLAGALVVLCAPLVGGSSAAALRAWRRDAGRHPSPNAGVVEASFAGALGVRLGGPTQYHHELQIRPTLGDGHAPTAADLRRAVTLSRCVQGAAAVATCLGAVALGRIQRRRP; the protein is encoded by the coding sequence ATGATTCCGGCCAGAACCGCCCCACGCGCTGCGGGGGTGCTCATGGGTTACCTGACCGACGTCGCGCTCGGCGACCCACAACGTGGCCACCCGGTCGCGGGTTTCGGGAGTGTGGCGGCCCGTTGGGAACAGGTGGTCTACCGCGACGACCGCGTCGCTGGAGCGCTGCACGCCGCCGCGCTGCTCGGTGCGCTGGGCGGCGCCGCGACGCTGGTGTCCCGGGCGGCAGGCAGGCGCGCGGGCGCCCCAGGGACGGTCGCGACGGTGGCCGCCGCGACGTGGGCATGCCTGGGTGGTACGACGCTGGCGCGCACCGGAACCGCAATGGCCGACCTGCTGGACGCGGGCGACCTCGACGGGGCGCGTGAGCTGCTGCCGTCGCTGTGTGGCCGCGATCCCGCATACCTCGACGCCGACGGCCTGGCGCGCGCGGCACTCGAGTCGATCGCCGAGAACACCTCCGACGCGCAGGTGGCCCCGCTGGTGTGGGCCGCGGCCGGGGGAGCGCCCGCAGTGCTGGTGTACCGCGGAATCAACACGCTCGACGCCATGGTGGGCCACCGGTCACCGCGGTACGCGCGATTCGGGTGGGCCGCCGCGCGCATCGACGACGTCGCCAACTATCTGGGTGCGCGTCTGGCCGGCGCGCTGGTGGTGCTGTGCGCACCGCTGGTCGGCGGGTCGTCAGCGGCCGCGCTGCGCGCCTGGCGCCGCGATGCCGGCCGCCACCCGAGCCCCAACGCGGGCGTCGTCGAGGCGTCCTTCGCGGGAGCCCTCGGAGTCCGCCTGGGTGGGCCCACGCAGTACCACCACGAACTGCAGATCAGGCCGACGCTCGGCGACGGTCACGCGCCCACGGCCGCCGACCTGCGCCGGGCCGTGACGCTGTCGCGCTGCGTGCAGGGGGCGGCGGCCGTCGCGACGTGCCTGGGGGCGGTGGCGCTGGGCCGGATTCAGCGCCGACGGCCGTAA
- a CDS encoding VOC family protein → MTFPGLGHIAVTVRDLSVSTPWYRALFGYDAVLDEDADAGFHHVVWVLKDGTLFGIHEHPAAPAQETFSEFRTGLDHVGFAVTGRAELQEWATRLDNMGVSHGGIVDAHYGSGLSFRDPDGIALELFAPPG, encoded by the coding sequence ATGACCTTTCCCGGACTGGGCCACATCGCCGTCACCGTCCGCGATCTGAGCGTCAGCACCCCCTGGTATCGCGCACTGTTCGGGTATGACGCGGTGCTCGACGAGGACGCCGACGCCGGTTTCCACCATGTCGTGTGGGTGCTGAAGGACGGCACCCTGTTCGGCATCCACGAGCACCCCGCGGCGCCGGCGCAGGAGACGTTCAGCGAGTTCCGCACCGGCCTCGACCACGTCGGCTTCGCCGTCACCGGCCGTGCCGAACTGCAGGAGTGGGCGACACGACTCGACAACATGGGCGTCTCCCACGGCGGCATCGTCGACGCGCACTACGGATCCGGCCTGAGCTTCCGTGACCCCGACGGCATTGCGTTGGAGCTTTTCGCACCACCCGGATGA
- a CDS encoding SOUL family heme-binding protein: MLSRIISGAVQFAEGLGGIVGIRIGTEEPLYVAEPLGSGVEIRRYGPRIAAETTVLEDEDRARNTGFRRLAGYIFGGNSRQTSIAMTAPVAQSSEKIAMTAPVAQARDPQGGSVIRFFMPAKWSLQTLPTPDDDQVRLVEVPAEKFAVLRFTGDRSPAAVAERVEELLDVLRDKGIKPTGEAVSWFYDPPWTIPWRRRNEVAVPV; the protein is encoded by the coding sequence ATGTTGTCTCGCATCATTTCTGGCGCCGTCCAATTCGCCGAAGGACTCGGCGGCATCGTCGGGATCCGGATCGGCACCGAAGAACCGCTGTATGTGGCCGAACCCCTGGGGTCCGGCGTGGAGATCCGCCGGTACGGGCCCCGGATCGCGGCGGAGACGACGGTGCTCGAGGACGAGGACCGGGCCCGCAACACCGGCTTCCGCCGACTGGCCGGGTACATCTTCGGCGGCAACAGCAGGCAGACCTCGATCGCGATGACCGCCCCGGTGGCGCAGTCGAGCGAGAAGATCGCCATGACGGCGCCGGTGGCCCAGGCCCGCGACCCGCAGGGCGGATCGGTGATCAGGTTCTTCATGCCGGCCAAATGGTCTCTGCAGACGCTGCCGACACCCGACGATGACCAGGTGCGCCTGGTCGAGGTGCCCGCCGAGAAGTTCGCGGTGCTGCGGTTCACCGGCGACCGCAGTCCGGCGGCGGTCGCCGAACGGGTGGAAGAGTTGTTGGACGTCCTGCGGGACAAGGGGATCAAGCCGACCGGCGAGGCGGTGTCGTGGTTCTACGATCCGCCCTGGACCATCCCGTGGCGCCGCCGTAACGAGGTCGCGGTACCGGTCTGA
- a CDS encoding peroxiredoxin, with protein MLAVGAKAPDFTLKDQNGQPVSRSSYEGSKNLLIVFFPLAFTGICQGELDEIRDNLPRYESDDVATVAVSVGPPPTHKVWATQNGFLFPVLSDFWPHGAVAQSYGVFNDVAGVANRGTFLVDKTGVIRFAECKQPGEARDQSVWTEALAAL; from the coding sequence ATGCTCGCGGTCGGCGCCAAGGCGCCAGACTTCACCCTTAAGGATCAGAACGGGCAGCCGGTTTCACGTTCCAGCTACGAGGGTTCCAAGAACCTGCTGATCGTGTTCTTCCCGCTTGCCTTCACCGGCATCTGTCAGGGCGAACTCGACGAGATCCGCGACAACCTGCCGCGCTATGAGAGCGACGACGTCGCGACCGTGGCCGTTTCGGTCGGGCCGCCGCCCACGCACAAGGTGTGGGCCACGCAGAACGGATTCCTGTTCCCGGTGCTGTCCGACTTCTGGCCGCACGGTGCCGTCGCGCAGTCCTACGGCGTGTTCAACGACGTCGCCGGCGTGGCCAACCGCGGGACGTTTCTGGTCGACAAGACCGGTGTGATCCGGTTCGCCGAGTGCAAGCAGCCCGGCGAGGCGCGGGATCAGTCGGTGTGGACCGAGGCGCTGGCGGCGCTCTAG
- a CDS encoding TetR/AcrR family transcriptional regulator has translation MALEDRRARDRAARHRLILDTARTLAESEGWDAVTTRRLAAEIEYSQPVIYKHFAGMEAIAEALAVDGFGELAEVLRAARTGAGENPLIPTAHAYLSFAGDNPALYDAMFLRATGLRFASEDTPAPLKAAFAQLRNAVAAVSGEAEADTRTEVFWAALHGLVTLGRGGRLRPNLAEARIELLVAQFGQTPARIAVAADMSPDGIDH, from the coding sequence ATGGCCCTCGAAGACCGCCGCGCCAGGGACCGTGCCGCACGCCACCGGTTGATCCTCGACACCGCCCGCACGCTGGCGGAGTCGGAGGGTTGGGACGCGGTCACCACGCGCCGCCTCGCCGCGGAGATCGAGTACAGCCAGCCCGTGATCTACAAGCACTTCGCCGGCATGGAGGCCATCGCCGAGGCACTTGCCGTCGACGGATTCGGCGAGTTGGCCGAAGTGCTGCGGGCCGCACGCACCGGTGCCGGCGAGAATCCGTTGATCCCGACGGCGCACGCCTACCTGTCGTTCGCAGGTGACAACCCGGCCCTCTACGACGCGATGTTCCTGCGCGCCACCGGGTTGCGATTCGCCTCCGAGGACACGCCCGCCCCGCTCAAGGCAGCGTTCGCCCAGTTGCGGAACGCTGTCGCCGCAGTGTCAGGCGAAGCGGAGGCCGACACCCGTACCGAGGTGTTCTGGGCCGCACTGCACGGCCTCGTCACCCTCGGCCGCGGCGGGCGGCTCCGGCCAAACCTCGCCGAGGCGCGCATCGAACTGTTGGTTGCACAGTTTGGACAGACGCCCGCGCGCATAGCGGTTGCCGCAGACATGTCGCCGGACGGCATCGATCACTGA
- a CDS encoding DUF3052 domain-containing protein: MVAADGASNYARKLGIQRDQSVQELGWDEDTDDDLRADVEEACGGELLDEDADEVIDVVLLWWRDDDGDLVDALMDAITPLADDGVVWVLTPKTGRTGHVAPADIAEAAPTAGLMQTSSANLGDWTGSRLVQPKSKAAGRHS; encoded by the coding sequence GTGGTCGCGGCGGACGGCGCCTCGAACTACGCCCGAAAGCTGGGCATACAACGAGATCAGTCTGTGCAGGAGTTGGGCTGGGATGAGGACACCGACGACGACCTTCGTGCCGACGTCGAAGAGGCCTGTGGCGGTGAACTTCTCGACGAGGACGCCGACGAGGTCATCGACGTGGTCCTGCTGTGGTGGCGCGACGACGACGGCGATCTTGTCGACGCGTTGATGGACGCCATCACCCCATTGGCCGACGACGGCGTGGTGTGGGTGCTGACGCCCAAGACGGGCCGGACCGGCCACGTGGCGCCGGCCGACATCGCGGAGGCCGCGCCGACAGCGGGGTTGATGCAGACCTCGTCGGCCAATCTCGGTGACTGGACCGGCAGCCGCCTGGTGCAGCCCAAGTCGAAGGCCGCGGGACGGCACAGCTGA